In Mycobacterium gallinarum, a single window of DNA contains:
- a CDS encoding response regulator, with amino-acid sequence MAETTRVVLADDDVLLRAGLASLLEGAGFEVVGQADDGGQLLDLVRAMTPDLVVTDIRMPPTNTSEGLDAARQIRQELPDTAIMVLSAHVAVDDAMDLLAAGDRIGYLLKSRVTDVADFIDSLERVARGASLVDPALVRELVSARKRDDPLSVLSERESEVLALMAEGRSNAGIAHRIWVTEGTVEKHIRSILNKLSLPETGEDHRRVLAVLAFLDAR; translated from the coding sequence ATGGCCGAGACGACGCGAGTGGTGCTGGCCGACGACGACGTCCTGCTGCGGGCCGGTTTGGCCAGCCTGCTCGAGGGCGCCGGCTTCGAGGTCGTGGGCCAGGCCGACGACGGCGGGCAGTTGCTCGACCTGGTCCGCGCGATGACGCCCGACCTCGTGGTGACCGATATCCGGATGCCACCCACCAACACCAGCGAGGGCCTGGACGCCGCCCGACAGATCCGGCAGGAACTGCCGGATACCGCGATCATGGTGCTGTCCGCACATGTCGCCGTCGACGATGCGATGGATCTGCTGGCCGCGGGGGACCGCATCGGTTACCTGCTGAAGAGCCGCGTCACCGATGTCGCCGATTTCATCGACTCGCTGGAGCGTGTCGCGCGGGGGGCGTCGCTCGTCGACCCGGCTCTGGTGCGCGAACTCGTCTCGGCGCGCAAGCGGGACGACCCGCTGAGCGTGCTGAGCGAGCGCGAGAGCGAAGTCCTCGCGTTGATGGCCGAGGGTCGATCCAATGCCGGTATCGCGCACCGTATTTGGGTCACCGAGGGCACAGTGGAGAAGCACATCCGCAGCATCCTGAACAAGCTGAGCTTGCCCGAGACGGGTGAGGATCACCGCCGCGTACTCGCGGTGCTCGCCTTCCTCGACGCCCGCTAG
- a CDS encoding type II toxin-antitoxin system VapB family antitoxin yields MIFKGVLDGRPYPDHGLSHRQWAQIPPRQIRLDELVMTTTVLALDRLLSEDSTFYGDLFPHAVKWNGDVYLEDGLHRAVRSALRNRIVLHARVFDMDAPMSEQVSI; encoded by the coding sequence GTGATCTTCAAGGGCGTGCTCGACGGGAGGCCCTACCCCGATCACGGGCTGTCGCATCGACAGTGGGCGCAGATCCCGCCCCGACAGATCCGGCTCGACGAACTGGTGATGACGACGACCGTGCTGGCGCTCGATCGGTTGCTATCGGAGGACTCGACGTTCTACGGCGACTTGTTCCCGCACGCGGTGAAGTGGAACGGCGACGTCTACCTCGAGGACGGGCTGCACCGCGCCGTGCGTTCGGCGCTGCGCAACCGAATCGTGCTGCACGCGCGGGTGTTCGACATGGATGCACCCATGTCCGAACAGGTGTCGATCTAG
- the hrcA gene encoding heat-inducible transcriptional repressor HrcA — MGSAEDRRFEVLRAIVADFVATKEPIGSKSLVERHNLGVSSATVRNDMAVLEAEGYIAQPHTSSGRVPTEKGYREFVDRLEDVKPLSSAERSAILGFLESGVDLDDVLRRAVRLLAQLTRQVAIVQYPTLSTSSVRHLEVVALTPARLLLVVITDTGRVDQRIVELGDPLDEHDVAKLRDLLGQALEGKPLAAASIAVADLASQLNGNGGLADAVGRSATMLVETLVEHSEERLVLGGTANLTRNTADFGGSLRSVLEALEEQVVVLRLLAAQQEAGKITVRIGHETEAEAMAGTSVITTAYGSSGKVYGGMGVLGPTRMDYPGTIANVAAVALYIGQVLGSR; from the coding sequence ATGGGTAGCGCCGAAGATCGACGATTCGAGGTGCTGCGCGCGATCGTCGCCGACTTCGTAGCCACCAAGGAGCCTATCGGCTCGAAGTCACTCGTCGAGCGCCACAATCTCGGCGTCTCCAGCGCGACCGTCCGCAACGATATGGCGGTCCTGGAGGCCGAGGGTTACATCGCCCAGCCGCACACAAGCTCGGGCCGAGTGCCGACCGAAAAGGGCTACCGCGAATTCGTCGACCGGCTCGAAGACGTCAAGCCGCTGTCCTCGGCCGAACGCAGCGCGATCCTGGGGTTCCTGGAATCCGGCGTCGACCTGGACGACGTGCTGCGCCGCGCGGTGCGGCTGCTCGCTCAGCTGACCCGCCAGGTCGCGATCGTGCAGTACCCGACGCTGTCGACGTCGTCGGTGCGCCACCTCGAGGTGGTTGCGCTGACACCGGCACGGCTGCTGCTGGTCGTCATCACCGACACGGGTCGCGTCGACCAGCGCATCGTCGAACTGGGCGACCCCCTCGACGAGCATGACGTGGCCAAGCTGCGCGATCTGCTGGGCCAGGCGCTGGAGGGCAAGCCGCTGGCCGCCGCGTCGATCGCGGTCGCCGATCTGGCGTCGCAGCTCAACGGCAACGGCGGGCTGGCAGACGCGGTCGGGCGGTCGGCCACGATGCTGGTGGAGACGCTCGTCGAGCACAGCGAGGAGCGGCTGGTGCTGGGCGGAACGGCCAACCTGACCCGCAACACCGCTGACTTCGGCGGGTCGCTGCGGTCAGTCCTCGAAGCGCTCGAGGAGCAGGTGGTGGTGCTACGACTGCTGGCCGCGCAGCAGGAGGCCGGCAAAATCACCGTGCGAATCGGCCACGAAACCGAAGCCGAGGCAATGGCCGGAACTTCGGTGATTACCACCGCATACGGAAGTTCGGGCAAGGTGTACGGCGGCATGGGTGTGCTGGGCCCCACCAGAATGGACTATCCCGGAACTATCGCCAATGTCGCCGCGGTTGCTCTCTATATCGGGCAAGTGTTGGGTAGCCGGTAG
- a CDS encoding DUF998 domain-containing protein, whose protein sequence is MRGEASRPAGAFRPADIPQLIYRVAVTTRRALSVVAALWISAAVIFIGFEAIAAAAIPSYSYTAKYISVLGVPEWSPRATLMNWGFYLQGALFLAGAVVAVRAVHPRRTGVALLLLTATNAVGNFLVGFVHGFSPLWNDGYEWLHGFGAFLAIGGGNAAIVVGSVVVGHAVSARWYQPIGVMIGVAGLVSAALLHTYTSWAVDFSHIGLVERACVYTIIGWQVFTGIVLLARPRNDVAAPRVEEGVA, encoded by the coding sequence ATGCGAGGCGAGGCGTCCCGCCCGGCGGGTGCATTCCGCCCCGCTGACATACCCCAGCTGATCTACCGTGTGGCGGTGACCACCCGGCGCGCGCTGAGCGTTGTCGCCGCGCTGTGGATATCGGCGGCCGTCATCTTCATCGGTTTCGAGGCCATCGCGGCGGCCGCGATCCCGTCCTACAGCTACACCGCGAAGTACATAAGCGTGTTGGGCGTCCCCGAATGGTCACCGCGCGCGACGCTGATGAACTGGGGTTTCTATCTTCAGGGCGCGCTGTTCCTCGCCGGTGCTGTGGTCGCGGTGCGCGCCGTTCATCCTCGGCGGACCGGCGTGGCATTGCTGTTACTGACAGCCACGAACGCCGTCGGGAATTTCCTCGTCGGATTCGTGCACGGCTTCTCGCCGTTGTGGAACGACGGCTACGAATGGCTGCACGGGTTCGGCGCATTTCTCGCGATAGGCGGTGGAAATGCGGCGATCGTGGTGGGTTCGGTGGTGGTTGGCCATGCCGTGTCGGCTCGCTGGTATCAGCCGATCGGGGTGATGATTGGAGTGGCGGGCCTGGTGTCCGCCGCGTTGCTGCACACGTACACCAGTTGGGCAGTGGATTTTTCGCACATCGGCCTCGTCGAACGGGCCTGTGTGTACACGATCATCGGCTGGCAGGTTTTCACCGGCATCGTCCTATTGGCCCGACCTCGCAACGACGTTGCGGCGCCACGCGTAGAAGAAGGAGTGGCTTGA
- the dnaJ gene encoding molecular chaperone DnaJ: MARDYYGLLGVSRDASDSEIKRAYRKLARELHPDVNPDEEAQARFKEISAAYEVLSDPEKRRIVDLGGDPLESAASAGNGFGGFGGLGDVFEAFFGGGGTSRGPIGRVRPGSDSLLRMRLDLSECATGVTKQVTVDTAVLCDLCQGKGTHGNSKPVACDTCHGSGEVQTVQRSLLGQVMTSRPCPVCGGIGEVIPDPCHRCGGDGRVRARREISVKIPAGVGDGMRVRLAAQGEVGPGGGPAGDLYVEVHEKAHDVFVRDGDDLHCTISVPMVDAALGTTVTVDAILDGPTEITIAAGTQPGQVTTLRGHGMPHLRSGVRGDLHAHIDVVVPSRLDHEDIELLRKLKEKRSRDIAEVRTAHANSSGGGLFSRLRETFTGR, from the coding sequence GTGGCACGCGATTATTACGGGCTGCTCGGCGTGAGCCGAGATGCGAGTGATTCGGAGATCAAGCGCGCGTACCGAAAGCTGGCCCGGGAACTGCATCCCGACGTCAACCCCGACGAGGAGGCGCAGGCGCGGTTCAAAGAGATCAGCGCCGCCTACGAGGTCCTCAGCGATCCCGAGAAGCGCCGCATCGTCGACCTCGGTGGCGATCCGCTGGAATCGGCCGCGTCCGCAGGAAACGGCTTCGGTGGTTTTGGGGGCCTCGGCGACGTGTTCGAGGCGTTCTTCGGCGGCGGAGGCACCTCTCGCGGGCCGATCGGCCGCGTTCGGCCGGGTTCGGACTCGCTGCTGCGGATGCGGCTGGACCTTTCCGAGTGCGCGACGGGCGTGACCAAGCAGGTCACCGTCGACACCGCCGTCCTGTGCGACCTCTGCCAGGGCAAGGGCACCCACGGCAACTCCAAGCCCGTCGCGTGCGACACCTGCCACGGAAGCGGTGAGGTGCAGACCGTGCAGCGCTCGCTGCTCGGCCAGGTGATGACGTCCCGGCCCTGCCCGGTGTGCGGCGGGATCGGCGAGGTCATCCCGGACCCGTGTCATCGGTGCGGTGGCGACGGTCGCGTGCGGGCTCGACGCGAGATCAGCGTCAAGATCCCCGCGGGCGTCGGTGACGGCATGCGCGTCCGGCTGGCCGCACAGGGCGAGGTCGGACCCGGCGGCGGGCCTGCTGGTGACCTCTACGTCGAGGTGCACGAGAAGGCCCACGACGTGTTCGTGCGCGACGGCGACGATCTGCACTGCACCATCTCGGTGCCGATGGTCGACGCGGCGCTGGGCACCACCGTCACCGTCGACGCGATCCTCGACGGCCCGACCGAGATCACGATCGCGGCGGGCACCCAACCGGGACAGGTCACGACGCTGCGCGGACATGGGATGCCGCACCTGCGGTCCGGGGTGCGCGGAGATTTGCACGCCCACATCGACGTCGTGGTGCCGTCGCGATTGGACCACGAGGACATCGAGCTGTTGCGCAAGCTGAAGGAGAAGCGCAGCCGCGACATCGCCGAAGTGCGTACCGCGCATGCGAATTCATCCGGTGGCGGACTCTTCAGCCGCCTGCGCGAAACGTTCACCGGTCGCTGA